A single window of Candidatus Eremiobacterota bacterium DNA harbors:
- a CDS encoding zinc ribbon domain-containing protein gives MGKSSDDTSLFCIACGKPVMADAQFCGECGAPVTADTEHPDAQPSLSCAVCGKKLEGDSRFCDGCGTTVSVTGPQGRGPRCSACGKELEGDAQFCDGCGKALQPAMQPPAQPAMQPPAQPSVLPPATPSNGAGSREKEAAKPRPAAVPVFIAAGVLAILYFIVAPHIKIFKPRPSPGAVSSSAEPSPSESSWPLPDVTETPGDEVTGTPGNEVTATPGGDSTGEPPPPDSADATEYHPAIDVVEKNFRAIQNKNYQELLELRAAAVKSGKTAQYYENIYKNNMSVDLLEKGVQVLGESEARVNIVARFTDEVKGAEVTEDYEGWFLLVKEDGEWRISDNHLELVKDSAP, from the coding sequence ATGGGCAAGAGCTCAGATGATACATCACTGTTCTGCATAGCCTGCGGGAAGCCTGTCATGGCTGACGCGCAGTTCTGCGGCGAATGCGGCGCTCCGGTAACGGCCGATACGGAGCATCCCGATGCGCAGCCCTCTCTTTCCTGTGCTGTATGCGGGAAGAAGCTTGAGGGAGATTCCAGGTTCTGTGACGGGTGCGGCACAACAGTCTCGGTGACCGGCCCGCAGGGCAGGGGACCTCGCTGCAGCGCCTGCGGGAAAGAGCTTGAAGGGGATGCACAGTTCTGTGATGGATGCGGAAAAGCCTTGCAGCCTGCCATGCAGCCCCCTGCTCAGCCTGCCATGCAGCCCCCTGCTCAGCCCTCCGTTCTGCCTCCTGCTACCCCTTCCAATGGCGCGGGCTCAAGGGAAAAGGAGGCTGCAAAGCCCCGCCCGGCAGCAGTTCCAGTTTTCATTGCGGCAGGAGTCCTCGCAATTCTATATTTTATTGTGGCGCCTCACATAAAGATATTTAAGCCCCGCCCGTCGCCAGGAGCAGTCAGCTCCTCAGCGGAGCCGTCCCCGTCAGAGTCCTCATGGCCTCTGCCCGATGTGACTGAAACCCCCGGCGACGAGGTGACCGGCACCCCGGGTAACGAGGTGACCGCCACCCCCGGCGGTGACTCCACTGGTGAGCCCCCGCCGCCTGACAGCGCTGACGCGACGGAATACCACCCTGCCATCGATGTGGTCGAAAAGAATTTCAGGGCCATTCAGAACAAGAACTATCAGGAGCTTCTCGAGCTGCGCGCCGCCGCCGTGAAAAGCGGAAAAACCGCCCAGTATTACGAGAATATTTATAAAAACAACATGTCGGTCGATCTGCTGGAAAAGGGCGTGCAGGTACTTGGCGAGAGCGAGGCAAGGGTGAACATCGTGGCACGCTTTACCGACGAGGTGAAGGGCGCCGAGGTCACCGAGGATTACGAGGGATGGTTTCTGCTGGTGAAAGAGGATGGGGAGTGGCGCATCAGTGACAACCACCTGGAGCTGGTAAAAGACAGCGCTCCCTAG
- a CDS encoding S9 family peptidase, producing the protein MTHQQQHTTSQSGSRAPVPAAGRTPRELLLHGDRRIDDYYWLRDRENPAVTGYIEAENRYTGAVMEDTSALQESLYRELVGRIRETDVSAPVKRGGYYYYYLTEEGKSYPVYCRKKESLLAGEEVLLDMNSLAEGRSFCALGAYEPSPDHSKLLYSVDFSGNETYTICVKDLERGVLLPDELEATAGNCQWGGDGGSFYYTVHDDAHRPFRLYRHFLGTPRADDELLYEEGEKAFNLFISRSRSGRFLLLDIAANDTSETRYIDFLQPGKAPALLAPRRKGIEYFAEHWEDRFFIRTNDNAKNFRVMEAPLDAPPGEHWKEFIAHREDVLVEDLDAFKGHLVVYERKAGLRLIRIISMENHEEHYIDFPEPVYTFRPEGNREYGSQSLRFTYESMVTPESTCLYGMNTRELQVLKQKEVKGYDKSLYASERINAVSHDGTLVPLSLVYRKDSRREGGNPLYLLGYGSYGICLEPVFSPNRLTLLDRGFIFAIAHIRGGEDLGRPWYEEGKLLRKKNTFLDFIACAEHLVKERYTVKESLVISGRSAGGLLMGAVMAMRPDLCHAMVTYVPFVDVLTTMLDETIPLTTIEYAEWGNPKEREYYEYMKSYSPYDNLKPAEYPHVLVFTGLHDTRVMYWEPLKFVAKLRTLKEDDHLLLIKIDCTSGHGGASGRYDLLREIAFEFAFLFKVMAIPA; encoded by the coding sequence ATGACACATCAACAGCAGCACACGACATCCCAGTCAGGCAGCAGGGCCCCCGTTCCCGCGGCCGGCAGGACCCCCAGAGAGCTGCTCCTCCACGGGGACAGGCGCATTGATGACTATTACTGGCTCAGGGACCGGGAGAATCCCGCGGTGACCGGTTATATCGAGGCGGAAAACCGCTATACCGGGGCGGTGATGGAAGATACGTCGGCCTTGCAGGAATCGCTTTACCGGGAGCTTGTGGGGAGAATCAGGGAGACCGATGTCTCGGCGCCGGTGAAGCGCGGCGGGTATTATTATTATTACCTCACCGAGGAGGGCAAAAGCTACCCTGTCTACTGCAGGAAAAAGGAGTCGCTTCTTGCCGGAGAGGAGGTGCTTCTTGACATGAACAGCCTTGCCGAAGGCCGTTCGTTCTGCGCCCTGGGGGCCTACGAGCCCTCACCGGATCACTCAAAGCTCCTTTATTCCGTGGATTTCAGCGGCAACGAGACCTATACGATCTGCGTGAAAGACCTCGAGAGAGGCGTCCTGCTTCCCGATGAGCTTGAGGCCACGGCGGGAAACTGCCAGTGGGGCGGCGATGGAGGCTCTTTCTATTACACGGTCCATGATGACGCCCACCGCCCCTTCAGGCTTTACCGCCACTTCCTGGGAACACCCCGCGCAGATGATGAGCTTCTTTACGAAGAGGGCGAGAAGGCTTTCAACCTGTTCATATCACGGTCAAGGAGCGGGAGGTTCCTGCTGCTGGATATTGCCGCCAATGACACCTCCGAGACCCGTTACATTGACTTTTTGCAGCCGGGGAAGGCACCGGCCCTGCTTGCCCCGAGAAGAAAGGGCATAGAATACTTTGCGGAGCACTGGGAGGACCGCTTCTTCATCAGGACCAATGACAATGCGAAGAACTTCAGGGTCATGGAGGCGCCCCTTGACGCCCCCCCGGGGGAGCACTGGAAAGAGTTCATAGCCCACAGGGAGGACGTGCTGGTAGAGGACCTTGACGCCTTCAAGGGGCACCTGGTCGTCTATGAGCGAAAAGCAGGCCTCAGGCTTATAAGGATAATCTCTATGGAGAACCATGAGGAGCATTATATTGACTTCCCTGAGCCTGTCTATACCTTCAGGCCTGAAGGGAACAGAGAATACGGGAGCCAGAGCCTTCGGTTCACTTACGAGTCAATGGTCACGCCTGAATCGACGTGCCTTTACGGGATGAATACCCGCGAGCTGCAGGTCTTGAAGCAGAAGGAAGTCAAGGGTTATGACAAGAGCCTTTATGCTTCCGAAAGAATCAACGCCGTCTCCCATGACGGCACCCTGGTGCCCCTGTCGCTTGTTTACCGGAAGGACAGCCGGCGGGAGGGGGGGAATCCTCTGTACCTGCTGGGTTACGGCTCCTATGGCATCTGCCTGGAGCCTGTCTTCTCCCCGAACCGTCTCACCCTTCTGGACAGGGGATTTATCTTCGCCATCGCTCATATCCGCGGCGGTGAGGACCTGGGAAGGCCATGGTATGAAGAGGGTAAGCTCCTCAGGAAAAAAAATACCTTTCTCGATTTTATCGCCTGCGCGGAGCACCTGGTAAAGGAGCGCTACACGGTAAAAGAATCGCTTGTCATCTCAGGCAGGAGTGCCGGAGGGCTTCTTATGGGCGCCGTAATGGCCATGAGACCCGATCTCTGCCATGCCATGGTGACTTATGTCCCCTTTGTGGATGTCCTGACCACCATGCTTGATGAGACTATTCCCCTCACCACGATAGAATATGCCGAGTGGGGAAATCCGAAGGAGAGGGAATATTACGAGTATATGAAATCATACTCGCCCTATGACAATCTGAAGCCGGCAGAGTATCCTCACGTACTTGTGTTTACGGGCCTTCACGATACCAGGGTGATGTACTGGGAGCCCCTCAAGTTCGTGGCAAAGCTGCGCACCCTCAAAGAGGATGACCATCTTCTTCTCATCAAGATTGACTGCACTTCGGGCCATGGGGGCGCCTCGGGGAGATATGACCTGCTCAGGGAGATTGCCTTCGAGTTTGCTTTTCTCTTCAAAGTGATGGCGATTCCCGCCTGA
- a CDS encoding protein kinase, translated as MAFRVPAPDGTKGSDGLPLLVLPEGTPLKGIYDVARFLDSGGMSIVYVGLRRGQKFLLKEVEAGDSRKVIALTQEKAILERLSHPFIVKCYDLFEEDGFYYLVLDFIEGTSMDKLISPFPGTFIQEKVILGWALQICDIFEYLHRQNPPIIYRDLKPRNLVKSTEGKIHLIDFGIARIYKEGKSRDTEALGSALTASPEHYGGAQTDQRSDIYTLGATLHYLITNGQGQSDEPFSFAPVRSINPKVSENIERVVKKSLEFDARERYQNISEMRQALLNTREVPLPVIEPFGNGKAAPAPDTSKAQKTRDLEEGASQGPSRAGAQGGSQVTNRLEEEGAGTSPPQGRKDYIPVAAAALVSLFIVIGGFFLVNRILGHDSGTARLGPSPSLMTPMAASPSQEEPFAALITLTPSSTHGGKPSPKPTKVEAAAHKNPVPSASLAAASPSEPSLLQASQPASIPEPSPPQPTARVQSSPPASTEAPPPPAAILPTDAPQVIPTRNAPELPGATRAHGEGRSKPAFVNDGTLPTITPGEGVPHELLPKTKLYRDEQHNYQLVLTKGWTVDPYALQKASAEDSQTVGVFAHMPPPQKKSRYPDAYVIVKISPQTPGKQDASAYLEEWISRDERKNVSITRLQQAPLILSRCEAAIEVKARKASDTEVTQLRVVLLGEKESDMAYLKGMYGASPRSGFEDSDEIFKGKLREVITSFQFIR; from the coding sequence ATGGCATTCCGCGTACCTGCACCGGACGGCACCAAGGGCTCTGACGGCCTCCCCCTGCTCGTGCTCCCCGAAGGGACACCCCTTAAGGGAATCTACGACGTGGCACGCTTTCTTGACTCGGGAGGAATGAGCATTGTCTATGTGGGCTTGCGACGCGGCCAGAAATTCCTCCTCAAGGAGGTAGAGGCGGGCGATTCCCGGAAGGTTATCGCTCTCACGCAGGAAAAAGCCATACTGGAGCGCCTCAGCCACCCCTTCATAGTAAAATGCTATGATCTATTCGAGGAAGATGGGTTTTACTATCTGGTCCTTGACTTTATCGAGGGAACGAGCATGGATAAGCTCATATCGCCCTTCCCGGGGACTTTCATCCAGGAGAAGGTGATTCTGGGCTGGGCACTGCAGATCTGCGATATCTTTGAATACCTCCACCGCCAGAATCCTCCCATTATTTACAGGGACCTCAAGCCGAGAAACCTCGTGAAGAGCACGGAAGGGAAGATCCACCTCATTGATTTCGGCATCGCACGCATTTATAAAGAGGGAAAGTCCAGGGATACGGAAGCCCTGGGCTCGGCCCTCACGGCATCACCCGAGCATTACGGCGGCGCTCAGACCGATCAGCGCTCCGACATCTACACCCTGGGCGCCACGCTCCACTATCTTATAACCAACGGGCAGGGCCAGAGCGATGAGCCTTTTTCATTTGCGCCGGTCCGCTCCATCAACCCGAAGGTTTCAGAGAACATAGAGCGCGTGGTGAAGAAATCCCTGGAGTTCGACGCCAGGGAGCGGTACCAGAATATCTCGGAGATGAGGCAGGCCCTTCTCAATACAAGGGAAGTGCCTCTCCCCGTCATCGAGCCTTTTGGAAACGGAAAAGCCGCTCCGGCGCCGGACACTTCGAAGGCTCAAAAGACAAGGGACCTCGAGGAGGGAGCTTCGCAGGGCCCCTCCCGGGCAGGAGCCCAGGGGGGGTCACAGGTAACCAACAGGCTTGAAGAAGAGGGTGCAGGCACCTCACCGCCCCAGGGCAGGAAGGATTACATTCCCGTCGCGGCTGCAGCCCTTGTAAGCCTTTTTATTGTCATTGGGGGATTTTTCCTGGTGAACAGGATTCTCGGGCATGATTCGGGCACGGCCCGCCTGGGCCCGTCGCCATCTCTTATGACTCCCATGGCAGCCTCACCTTCTCAGGAAGAGCCTTTTGCAGCCCTTATCACCCTCACGCCTTCCTCAACACATGGCGGGAAGCCTTCACCAAAGCCCACCAAGGTGGAGGCCGCGGCTCACAAAAATCCTGTGCCCTCGGCTTCCCTGGCGGCTGCTTCCCCTTCTGAGCCTTCCCTGCTGCAGGCCTCGCAGCCCGCCAGTATCCCTGAGCCTTCGCCGCCGCAGCCCACCGCCCGCGTGCAATCTTCTCCTCCCGCGTCAACAGAGGCGCCTCCCCCCCCTGCAGCAATCCTGCCGACGGATGCGCCCCAGGTGATTCCCACCAGGAATGCGCCTGAGCTGCCGGGAGCCACAAGGGCTCACGGTGAAGGCCGAAGCAAGCCCGCCTTCGTAAACGATGGAACCCTGCCCACCATAACCCCCGGCGAGGGAGTCCCCCATGAACTGCTCCCCAAGACAAAACTTTACCGCGATGAACAGCACAATTACCAGCTTGTCCTCACCAAGGGATGGACTGTCGATCCTTACGCCCTCCAGAAGGCATCAGCAGAGGACTCCCAGACTGTAGGCGTCTTTGCACACATGCCCCCTCCCCAGAAGAAATCGCGCTATCCCGATGCCTATGTGATAGTGAAAATCAGCCCGCAGACTCCAGGAAAGCAAGACGCTTCTGCATATCTTGAAGAATGGATCTCCCGCGACGAGAGAAAAAACGTGAGTATTACCCGCTTGCAGCAGGCTCCCCTTATACTGAGCCGCTGCGAAGCCGCCATCGAAGTGAAAGCCAGGAAAGCGAGCGATACGGAAGTGACACAGCTGAGGGTCGTCCTCCTGGGCGAAAAGGAGAGCGATATGGCCTACCTCAAGGGGATGTATGGCGCCTCGCCCCGCAGCGGGTTTGAAGACAGCGACGAGATATTCAAGGGGAAACTCCGCGAGGTGATAACCTCTTTCCAGTTCATCCGCTAG
- a CDS encoding ankyrin repeat domain-containing protein, translating into MHQAAQSGDLEKVKALLSKKPRLLNEKDSTLLHDASRSGSLPLVKYLLVEGADVNARDRHGRTAIFYAGNADVAALLISKGAKLALRDEKGMTALHVTSCPDVAGKLASFGASLNAKDGSGETPLHSAAMRGDLEMVRKLISLGESLNIKAEDGHTPLHNAIRGGKTDVSLLLISRGADVNAEDECGRTPLHDAASSGDEGFVALLVKNGAMVNARAYDGVTPLHCAVEGGKEGIVALLLSRNADVNAATGADLRPLHIAALSGSLGSAKLLAARGALLEAKNREGYTPLALAASGHKWDVAEFLIESGASPAVRCTDGLPVLHKAAAAGTRETLALLVKKGADINAGDGFEGYTPLFWAIQAGRYGMVEYLISLGADLNNRSNRSGISPLEAALGKKSRTMAELLKKSGAR; encoded by the coding sequence ATGCATCAAGCCGCACAGTCCGGCGATCTCGAAAAGGTGAAGGCTCTCCTCTCTAAAAAGCCCCGGCTTCTCAATGAAAAGGATTCCACCCTGCTCCATGACGCATCGCGGAGCGGTTCACTGCCCCTCGTGAAATACCTTCTCGTCGAAGGCGCCGATGTGAACGCGAGGGACAGGCATGGGAGAACGGCCATTTTTTATGCAGGCAATGCCGATGTGGCGGCTCTTCTTATCTCAAAAGGCGCGAAGCTGGCTCTCAGGGATGAAAAGGGGATGACAGCCCTTCATGTTACCTCCTGCCCCGATGTCGCCGGAAAGCTTGCCTCCTTTGGAGCCTCCCTTAACGCCAAGGACGGGAGCGGGGAGACGCCCCTTCACTCAGCGGCAATGAGGGGAGACCTTGAGATGGTCCGTAAGCTGATCTCTCTTGGTGAAAGCCTCAATATCAAGGCTGAGGACGGCCATACCCCTCTCCACAATGCTATCAGGGGAGGAAAGACCGATGTCTCCCTATTACTCATAAGCCGCGGAGCTGACGTGAACGCCGAGGATGAGTGTGGAAGAACCCCTCTCCATGATGCGGCTTCCTCAGGCGATGAGGGGTTTGTGGCGCTGCTGGTAAAAAATGGCGCAATGGTGAATGCCCGGGCATATGACGGTGTAACCCCTCTTCACTGCGCCGTTGAAGGGGGAAAGGAGGGTATCGTAGCCCTCCTGCTCTCGCGGAATGCCGATGTAAATGCGGCGACGGGAGCGGATCTCAGGCCTCTCCACATTGCGGCCCTCTCGGGGAGCCTCGGCTCCGCAAAGCTTCTGGCCGCAAGGGGTGCCCTTCTTGAGGCGAAGAACAGGGAGGGGTACACCCCCCTTGCCCTTGCCGCCTCGGGGCATAAGTGGGACGTGGCGGAGTTCCTGATTGAGAGCGGCGCCAGCCCTGCCGTACGGTGCACCGACGGCCTGCCGGTGCTCCACAAGGCCGCAGCGGCAGGCACCAGGGAAACACTGGCACTGCTGGTGAAGAAAGGTGCCGATATCAATGCAGGTGACGGCTTTGAAGGGTACACCCCTCTTTTCTGGGCCATCCAGGCAGGGAGATACGGCATGGTGGAGTACCTCATTTCCCTCGGAGCCGATCTCAACAACAGGAGCAACAGGAGCGGGATTTCGCCTCTCGAGGCAGCCCTGGGAAAAAAGTCCAGGACCATGGCGGAACTACTCAAAAAAAGCGGTGCTCGTTGA
- a CDS encoding radical SAM protein gives MSGKSTGFTTLLVFPPQWTPQNPHYVLTGLGGHLRSKGHAVILKDLNVEFYDDILTPEYLGQSLRKIAMNHQHLVSKRMLAPLVGSTASAIHRIEKMKLERLKEFQEKELKNSDAVIRGVLDAKETFRDRRRFYNPQYLIEAFSIIDRALEIVSLPYYPAKLTFSGFDQPHCLFATHSLIVHAKTPGLNMFYHYFRQKLPELMKPEPSLVAISINSFSQVLPGLTLAMMMKSGLPPGSLVAIGGNFFTRVKDALLKRPEFFENFADVVALGEGEKTMEHLVACRQEGKSLAKVPSILYHKDGKVRHSFEEQPEKLDSLGFQDYEGLPLKKYFTPELVCCIQSSKGCYWGKCTFCDSDFGVHKDVKSLDRLVAEIKHLSGRFGILHYEFIDESIKPVTMKAMAERFIDEKLEIRWFSNGRLEEAFDGPLLERLHQSGITMILWGFESGCERILELINKGVDAVKRYEVLKNSSEASIWNFAYLFFGFPTETEEEAMETIRAICDHKDIIHSYGRSVFTLGRHSLLYLDAEKYGIFDVTEEGEELSTFTTYRSRGGMESDEIHALMKRCTSICAASYGYTLWYYLRLRENIHLYLARHGLEYVRDFSLEAPRGTEVEAW, from the coding sequence ATGAGCGGAAAAAGCACCGGATTTACCACGCTCCTTGTCTTCCCTCCCCAGTGGACGCCGCAGAACCCCCATTATGTACTGACCGGCCTTGGCGGGCACCTGCGGAGTAAAGGCCACGCGGTCATCCTCAAAGATCTGAATGTCGAGTTCTATGATGACATCCTCACCCCTGAATACCTGGGCCAGTCCCTCAGGAAAATCGCCATGAACCATCAGCACCTTGTCTCAAAGCGCATGCTGGCTCCCCTTGTCGGAAGCACCGCATCGGCAATACACAGGATTGAGAAGATGAAGCTCGAGAGGCTCAAGGAGTTCCAGGAGAAAGAGCTGAAAAATTCCGATGCCGTCATAAGGGGCGTACTTGACGCAAAGGAGACTTTCAGGGACAGAAGGCGGTTCTATAATCCCCAGTACCTCATTGAAGCCTTCTCCATAATAGACAGAGCACTGGAGATCGTGTCGCTCCCTTATTACCCAGCAAAACTCACCTTCAGCGGCTTCGATCAGCCCCACTGCCTCTTTGCCACCCACAGCCTCATCGTCCATGCAAAGACCCCCGGGCTCAACATGTTTTATCACTATTTCAGGCAGAAGCTCCCGGAGCTGATGAAGCCTGAGCCTTCTCTTGTGGCCATCTCCATCAACTCCTTCTCCCAGGTGCTCCCGGGCCTTACGCTCGCCATGATGATGAAATCCGGGCTGCCACCTGGAAGCCTCGTCGCCATCGGGGGTAACTTCTTCACAAGGGTCAAGGACGCACTTCTGAAGCGCCCCGAATTTTTCGAGAATTTCGCCGATGTCGTGGCCCTGGGTGAGGGCGAGAAGACCATGGAGCACCTTGTTGCCTGCCGGCAGGAGGGGAAAAGCCTTGCAAAGGTGCCCAGCATTCTCTATCACAAGGATGGAAAAGTCCGCCATTCCTTTGAGGAGCAGCCTGAAAAGCTTGACAGCCTCGGCTTTCAGGACTATGAGGGCCTTCCACTGAAAAAATACTTCACGCCGGAGCTTGTATGCTGCATACAGTCAAGCAAGGGATGCTACTGGGGCAAATGCACTTTCTGTGATTCCGACTTTGGAGTCCACAAAGATGTGAAGTCCCTTGACAGGCTTGTGGCAGAGATAAAGCACCTGAGTGGCAGGTTCGGCATACTCCACTATGAATTCATCGATGAGTCAATAAAGCCCGTTACCATGAAGGCAATGGCGGAAAGGTTCATCGATGAGAAGCTCGAGATACGCTGGTTCAGCAACGGTCGGCTTGAGGAGGCCTTTGACGGGCCTCTGCTGGAGCGCCTGCACCAGTCAGGCATTACCATGATCCTCTGGGGATTTGAATCAGGCTGTGAGCGCATCCTGGAGCTCATCAACAAGGGCGTCGATGCAGTGAAAAGGTACGAGGTCTTGAAGAACTCGAGTGAGGCCTCCATCTGGAACTTCGCCTACCTCTTCTTCGGCTTTCCTACTGAGACAGAGGAAGAGGCCATGGAGACCATCAGGGCCATATGCGATCACAAGGACATTATCCATTCATACGGACGGTCAGTCTTCACGCTTGGGAGACACAGCCTTCTCTACCTTGATGCAGAAAAATACGGCATATTCGACGTGACTGAGGAGGGGGAGGAGCTTTCAACCTTCACGACTTACAGGAGCAGAGGGGGAATGGAGAGCGACGAGATACATGCCCTGATGAAGCGGTGCACCAGCATCTGTGCCGCCAGTTACGGCTATACCCTGTGGTATTATCTCCGCCTGAGGGAGAATATTCACCTCTACCTGGCAAGGCATGGCCTTGAATACGTGAGAGATTTCAGCCTGGAGGCTCCAAGGGGCACGGAAGTGGAGGCCTGGTAA